DNA from Pseudomonas putida:
TGGTATTTGTTGCGCCGCCGCCCGCTCAAGCGTATCCGTGCGATCCAGGCCCAGGCCGAGCTTATCGTCGCGGGTGACCTGACTCACCGCCTGCCCTTGTCGGCCAGGCGCGACGAACTGGACATGCTGGCCGCCATCGTCAATGCCATGCTCGACCGCATCGAGCGGTTGATGCACGAGGTCAAAGGCGTGTGCGACAACATTGCCCATGACCTGCGCACCCCGCTGACCCGCCTGCGCGCCCAGCTTTACCGCATTCGCCAGCAAAGCGACGTGGATTCCGCGCAAGCCGAGGCGCTGGACCAGGCCATTGGCGAAACCGACACCTTGATGGCGCGCTTTCGTGGGTTACTGCGCATCAGCGAGCTGGAAGACCGCCAGCGCCGGGCTGGTTTCGTCCAGCTGGACCCTCATGAACTGCTGGTCGAACTGCACGACTTTTACCTGCCATTGGCCGAGGATGGCGGCATTCATCTGGAATTGCACCAGCCCGCACAGCTGCCGGCTCTGCACGGTGACCGCGAACTGCTGTTCGAGGCGCTGGCCAATCTGGTAGGCAATGCGATCAAGTTTACACCCGAGGGTGGGCAGGTGCGGATTTTCGCGACACAGGACGATACCGGCGTGCACCTGGCCATCGAGGACAGCGGGCCGGGCATTCCCGAAGAAGAGCGTACTGCGGTGCTGAAGCGGTTCTACCGCAGTGATGAAGGCCACCGCCATGCCGGGTT
Protein-coding regions in this window:
- a CDS encoding sensor histidine kinase → MPLLNPSKGWSSSTSRLLALYSFLFVAWSSILMGVLYFEVSSYLNKLTRHSMLQRQHLFAHMSGKQLDDALIASQAFEERSFDAYGLFDTQLNPIGGSVRALPPELRLDGKIHELKRCLDADDPHLPRDSCDAVAIKVQDGRWLVLFRDNGSLFVVTRIILDALLWGISLTLIPGFAGWYLLRRRPLKRIRAIQAQAELIVAGDLTHRLPLSARRDELDMLAAIVNAMLDRIERLMHEVKGVCDNIAHDLRTPLTRLRAQLYRIRQQSDVDSAQAEALDQAIGETDTLMARFRGLLRISELEDRQRRAGFVQLDPHELLVELHDFYLPLAEDGGIHLELHQPAQLPALHGDRELLFEALANLVGNAIKFTPEGGQVRIFATQDDTGVHLAIEDSGPGIPEEERTAVLKRFYRSDEGHRHAGFGLGLSIVAAIVDLHGFGLEIGESELGGARLVLHCPLAGLAK